From Dreissena polymorpha isolate Duluth1 chromosome 15, UMN_Dpol_1.0, whole genome shotgun sequence, a single genomic window includes:
- the LOC127859785 gene encoding uncharacterized protein LOC127859785: MWARALEGSGYPERQPEPESVINVGIRPPTDHAVGASAEDTPDMVPSKSGGGMGPSICSRTGISGPQGLSDIDHYLIQLVEAGYHLQGSARLFPSIPELIAYYCDHKEDLPHKLALPPAVLKARTIKELDSLAMLGQDFWTSAKYDSQSRSSSRSNLSEISSGMNKSQSEPISIKKSTVMAYSQSDAILRDNTPPKHSVIDFSSYLIQKPDRDINFTSVTSACQHSVTQQQDSFHTRCSESGFMRTFHQSKSESKLSSHVSSKTHHLVSTQHVTSKSHVTDKNVKFLFSL; encoded by the exons aTGTGGGCAAGG GCCCTGGAGGGGAGCGGTTATCCGGAGCGACAACCGGAGCCCGAGTCGGTCATCAACGTCGGGATCCGACCACCGACAGATCACGCTGTTGGAGCGTCTGCAGAAGACACACCCGATATGGTTCCTTCCAAAAGTGGGGGCGGAATGGGGCCGTCCATCTGCTCAAGGACAGGGATATCGGG ACCCCAAGGGCTCTCCGACATAGATCACTACCTGATACAGCTTGTAGAGGCCGGGTACCATCTGCAGGGGTCTGCTCGACTCTTCCCCTCCATACCAGAACTGATAGCATACTACTGTGATCATAA GGAGGACCTCCCCCACAAGCTGGCGCTGCCCCCTGCTGTTCTGAAGGCTCGAACCATCAAGGAGCTTGACTCCCTCGCTATGCTAGGTCAAG ATTTTTGGACATCTGCTAAGTACGACAGCCAGAGTCGATCATCCAGTCGGTCTAATTTGTCAGAGATATCATCAGGGATGAACAAATCACAGAGCGAACCAATCAGCATTAAAAAGTCAACTGTGATGGCGTATAGCCAGTCAGATGCTATCCTCCGAGACAACACTCCCCCAAAACATTCTGTGATAGACTTTTCCTCTTACCTAATTCAAAAGCCTGACAGAGATATTAATTTTACATCAGTGACTTCTGCCTGTCAGCACAGTGTGACACAACAGCAAGACAGTTTTCATACCAGGTGTTCAGAAAGTGGATTTATGAGgacctttcaccagtcaaaaAGTGAATCAAAACTTAGTAGTCATGTGTcctcaaaaacacatcatttagTGTCAACGCAGCATGTGACTTCGAAAAGCCATGTAACAGATAAAAATGTCAAGTTTCTCTTCAGTCTCTGA
- the LOC127860410 gene encoding protein sprint-like — MNEVTMKIDLWRQETLKNSTTNPDPLHFLAAFDENHNQANATLNKFPVYSKTVSDEHKVMYSEGSTAEDMITSRNPELTLRPMQPFQIYGPHSEYDNLNSNTNSPYVCSSMQSNGTLFHMPWEHGIAAKIMHISKQIDSPHNPVTSPPPCQAPPPLPAIDPHDRIRAWQVSSQKYAPCVPGNDDCESVEKRLSLASDLSAENLAIGIDHAQKSQSDKTIVNEKSTSHSETVTEKNSDSIPLFATDLHEKIVPALANPRLLHQLSRNRHPDRTVREYIIGLSKNRDTTFGSTIYNFIQCTLESHDTNPHNITRNVRQFMTGIKNYLVKHGEGELEDLIERERNQLGKDEILNIDAIIEGALHVCVIQPLKQHIYNLFVNEYTRNGSIRLLLANIKYARTKTSEEIGIQKGVAPPDGSTLDQVKHYFTKMQKSYSPLKKLEHLLSATSTIYKYVAQQPHSSCSPPVFGADDFLPVLIYVLIQCGIVSVEIEADYMWGLLHPSLLNGEGGYYLTSLSSAVLVLKNFKEMQESNAAQTQLGKLPSISDMQGFLKIAIPDEQRDTIMWRTLPVRPSMTTRDVCSLIAHKFKFTNPQDYGLYTLDNGEEHKLMDMECPQSLKAKRLAHNKECIFAYKRNAANIAWPKSVQ, encoded by the exons ATGAATGAAGTAACGATGAAAATAGACTTGTGGAGACAAGAAACTTTGAAAAACTCAACCACTAACCCTGACCCTCTACATTTCCTTGCTGCATTTGATGAAAATCATAATCAGGCGAATGCAACATTAAACAAGTTCCCAGTGTACAGCAAAACGGTATCAGACGAACACAAAGTGATGTACTCCGAAGGCTCTACTGCAGAGGACATGATCACGTCACGGAACCCTGAACTGACTCTCAGACCCATGCAGCCATTCCAAATCTATGGACCCCATTCTGAATATGACAATTTAAACAGTAACACTAACTCGCCATATGTTTGTTCTTCCATGCAAAGTAATGGGACTTTGTTTCACATGCCCTGGGAGCATGGAATTGCTGCTAAAATCATGCACATCAGTAAACAAATAGACTCTCCCCACAATCCTGTTACTTCCCCTCCCCCTTGCCAGGCCCCACCCCCTCTCCCTGCCATTGATCCTCATGACCGAATCAGGGCGTGGCAAGTGTCTAGTCAGAAATACGCCCCATGTGTTCCCGGAAATGATGATTGTGAAAGTGTGGAAAAACGTCTGAGTTTGGCATCAGATTTGTCTGCAGAGAACCTCGCAATAGGTATTGACCATGCTCAGAAAAGTCAATCAGACAAAACTATTGTGAATGAGAAATCCACATCACATTCTGAGACTGTTACAGAGAAGAATAGTGACAGCATTCCCTTGTTTGCAACGGACTTGCATGAAAAGATTGTACCTGCTTTAG CCAATCCTCGTCTACTCCATCAGTTGAGTCGCAATCGGCACCCAGACCGGACTGTGCGTGAATACATTATCGGTTTGTCTAAGAACCGGGACACAACGTTCGGCAGCACTATTTATAACTTCATACAGTGCACGCTGGAGAGTCACGATACCAACCCTCACAACATTACCAGAAAT GTGCGTCAGTTCATGACGGGAATCAAGAACTACCTAGTGAAGCATGGAGAGGGAGAGCTGGAGGACCTGATTGAGAGGGAAAGAAACCAG TTGGGAAAAGATGAGATTCTGAACATTGATGCCATCATAGAGGGGGCCCTTCACGTGTGTGTCATTCAGCCATTAAAGCAGCACATTTACAATCTATTTGTCAATGAATACACTAG AAATGGAAGCATTCGTCTATTGTTGGCTAACATAAAGTATGCAAGAACAAAAACTTCTGAAGAGATTGGAATTCAG AAGGGCGTTGCCCCTCCAGATGGCAGCACCCTTGACCAGGTGAAGCACTACTTCACCAAGATGCAGAAGTCCTACTCCCCGTTGAAGAAGCTGGAACACCTCCTGTCTGCTACCTCCACCATCTACAAATAT GTTGCCCAGCAACCCCACAGCTCTTGCTCCCCACCCGTGTTTGGGGCAGACGACTTCCTTCCCGTGCTGATCTACGTGCTGATCCAGTGTGGCATCGTCTCGGTGGAGATAGAGGCAGACTACATGTGGGGCCTGCTCCACCCCTCGCTGCTCAACGGCGAGGGGGGCTACTATCTCACCTCCCTCTCGTCGGCTGTGCTCGTCCTGAAGAACTTCAAGGAGATGCAGGAATCCAATGCCGCGCAGACCCAG TTAGGCAAACTGCCGAGCATAAGTGACATGCAGGGGTTCCTGAAGATTGCCATACCAGACGAGCAACGAGACACCATCATGTGGCGCACACTTCCAGTACGACCAAGCATGACCACTCGCGATGTCT GTTCATTGATTGCCCACAAGTTCAAGTTCACCAACCCACAGGACTATGGGCTCTACACACTGGATAATGGAGAAG AACACAAGTTGATGGACATGGAGTGCCCACAGAGCCTGAAGGCTAAACGTCTGGCTCACAACAAGGAGTGCATCTTCGCTTACAAGAGGAACGCAGCGAATATCGCATGGCCTAAATCAGTGCAGTGA